Proteins encoded within one genomic window of Sphingomonas sp. NBWT7:
- a CDS encoding metallopeptidase family protein, which yields MSGQDLPGEAPSLDAIERHARQVIERLPAALRAHLGDVVLLVEEEADVETLASLGIDHPLDLSGVYHGRPVGEKSAFDSGGMPDRIHLYRQAILAEWCETGVRLDDLVTHVTIHEIGHHFGLSDDDMHALEDQVAD from the coding sequence ATGAGCGGACAAGACCTTCCGGGCGAGGCGCCCTCGCTCGACGCGATCGAGCGCCACGCGCGGCAGGTGATCGAGCGGCTGCCGGCGGCGCTCCGCGCGCACCTCGGCGACGTCGTGCTGCTGGTCGAGGAAGAGGCCGACGTCGAGACGCTGGCGAGCCTCGGCATCGACCACCCGCTCGATCTGTCGGGCGTGTATCACGGACGGCCGGTCGGCGAGAAATCGGCGTTCGACAGCGGCGGGATGCCCGATCGCATCCACCTCTATCGCCAGGCGATCCTTGCCGAATGGTGCGAGACGGGGGTGCGGCTCGACGATCTGGTGACGCACGTGACGATCCACGAGATCGGGCATCACTTCGGGCTGAGCGACGACGATATGCACGCGCTCGAGGATCAGGTGGCGGATTGA
- the ccmA gene encoding heme ABC exporter ATP-binding protein CcmA has protein sequence MSGALAADDVACRRGGRLVFANVSFALGAGDALVVAGPNGCGKSSLLRLMAGLAAPFAGAVTRKGATALLGEASALDGELRLGDALSFWARLDDRATVTSRVAAALGDVGLAALSDVPVRMLSTGQRRRAALARVIAGDAAIWLLDEPASGLDAASIALLETVIARHRAAGGIAVVATHQPIALPGTAAIDLAAHQAAAA, from the coding sequence TTGAGCGGCGCGCTGGCGGCGGACGATGTCGCGTGCCGGCGCGGCGGGCGGCTGGTGTTCGCCAACGTGTCCTTTGCGCTGGGGGCGGGCGACGCGCTGGTCGTCGCCGGGCCGAACGGCTGCGGCAAGTCGAGCCTGCTGCGGCTGATGGCGGGGCTCGCCGCGCCGTTCGCGGGGGCTGTGACACGGAAAGGCGCGACTGCGCTGCTCGGCGAGGCGAGCGCGCTCGACGGGGAATTGCGGCTCGGCGATGCGCTGTCCTTCTGGGCGCGGCTCGACGATCGTGCGACGGTCACCTCACGCGTCGCGGCGGCACTCGGCGATGTCGGGCTGGCGGCGCTGTCGGACGTGCCGGTGCGGATGCTGTCGACCGGCCAGCGGCGGCGCGCGGCACTGGCGCGAGTGATCGCGGGCGACGCGGCGATCTGGCTGCTCGACGAGCCGGCGAGCGGGCTCGACGCCGCCTCGATCGCGCTGCTGGAGACGGTGATCGCGCGCCACCGCGCCGCGGGCGGCATCGCCGTGGTGGCGACGCACCAGCCGATCGCACTGCCGGGCACGGCGGCGATCGATCTCGCGGCGCACCAGGCGGCGGCGGCATGA
- a CDS encoding heme exporter protein CcmB: MIALIWRDVRRGYGGGGATLTVAFFLLVAILFPFAIGPDAALLARVGGGVIWAAALLAALLPIERLIGPDLDAGVIDQLAVRGYPLTGVAAAKVVAHWLAFAPPVMAAAVVAAGLLTIDATTLARIELGLLLGTPGLAALAVATGALTTGLRGAGAIAGLVMLPLAIPLLIFGAGAVDGGAGGLKLLAAVSLLLVVGAPIVAAGAMRVAIE, translated from the coding sequence ATGATCGCGCTGATCTGGCGCGACGTGCGGCGCGGCTATGGCGGCGGCGGCGCGACGCTGACGGTCGCGTTCTTCCTGCTCGTCGCGATCCTGTTTCCGTTCGCGATTGGGCCCGATGCCGCGCTGCTTGCGCGCGTCGGCGGCGGGGTGATCTGGGCTGCGGCGCTGCTCGCCGCGCTGCTGCCTATCGAGCGGCTGATCGGCCCCGATCTCGATGCGGGGGTGATCGATCAGCTGGCGGTGCGCGGCTATCCGCTGACGGGCGTGGCGGCAGCGAAGGTGGTGGCGCACTGGCTGGCGTTCGCCCCCCCGGTGATGGCGGCAGCGGTCGTCGCCGCGGGGCTGCTCACGATCGATGCGACGACGCTTGCGCGGATCGAGCTCGGGCTGCTGCTCGGCACGCCGGGGCTCGCCGCGCTCGCGGTGGCGACGGGCGCACTGACGACGGGGCTGCGCGGCGCGGGCGCGATTGCGGGGCTCGTGATGCTGCCGCTCGCCATCCCGCTGCTGATCTTCGGCGCGGGTGCTGTGGACGGCGGGGCGGGTGGGCTCAAGCTACTCGCCGCAGTGAGCCTGTTGCTGGTGGTAGGGGCGCCGATCGTCGCCGCGGGGGCGATGCGCGTCGCGATCGAGTAG
- a CDS encoding cell wall hydrolase: MSYVALHPSERAALKQAMRPSTRRKWRRAALIAVPIVAIIALLAQALLTMLPASAAASRQHRAPSSSAAPARLPDPAAIASPGGGATGTATLPPIPIGAVPAAALVEAPGGGIIPAAPFTLRGASSLDRARALECLTSAIYYEAASEPDDGQRAVAQVVLNRVRHPAFPATVCGVIYQGSDRASGCQFSYACDGSMARIPSRSAWARAARNAAAALGGYVFAPVGLATHYHTYAVTPAWNRPLVMTDAIGAHFFHRWKGYWGTASAFHQRYRGNEPVPGPLPKATIPLPAIALARPVPVAPPVTAPAQIQPAHQDSGAPIAPSAASAATAESQILDRWKDSGKPLR, translated from the coding sequence ATGAGCTACGTCGCGCTGCACCCCAGCGAACGCGCCGCGCTGAAACAGGCGATGCGCCCCTCGACGCGTCGCAAGTGGCGCCGCGCCGCGTTGATCGCCGTGCCGATCGTTGCAATCATCGCGCTTCTCGCGCAGGCACTACTGACGATGCTGCCGGCGTCCGCCGCCGCCTCGCGCCAGCACCGTGCCCCCTCGTCCAGCGCCGCCCCCGCGCGCCTGCCCGATCCGGCAGCGATCGCTTCGCCGGGCGGTGGCGCGACGGGTACGGCCACGCTGCCCCCGATCCCGATCGGCGCGGTGCCTGCCGCTGCGCTAGTGGAGGCACCGGGCGGCGGCATCATCCCCGCGGCCCCCTTCACGCTACGTGGCGCCTCCAGCCTCGACCGCGCACGCGCGCTCGAATGCCTGACGAGCGCGATCTATTACGAAGCCGCGTCGGAGCCCGACGACGGACAGCGCGCGGTGGCGCAGGTCGTGCTCAACCGCGTCCGCCATCCGGCCTTCCCCGCCACCGTCTGCGGCGTGATCTACCAGGGATCGGACCGCGCGAGCGGGTGCCAGTTCAGCTATGCCTGCGATGGATCGATGGCGCGCATCCCGTCGCGCTCGGCCTGGGCACGCGCCGCGCGCAACGCGGCGGCGGCGCTCGGCGGCTATGTCTTCGCGCCGGTCGGGCTGGCGACGCACTATCACACCTATGCCGTCACCCCGGCGTGGAACCGCCCGCTGGTGATGACCGACGCGATCGGCGCGCATTTCTTCCACCGCTGGAAAGGCTATTGGGGCACCGCGTCGGCCTTCCACCAGCGCTATCGGGGCAACGAGCCCGTGCCCGGCCCGTTGCCGAAGGCGACGATCCCGCTTCCTGCCATCGCCCTCGCGCGGCCGGTCCCCGTCGCGCCGCCCGTCACCGCCCCGGCGCAGATCCAGCCGGCGCATCAGGACAGCGGCGCCCCGATCGCGCCCAGCGCCGCGTCGGCAGCGACGGCCGAATCGCAGATCCTCGACCGCTGGAAGGATTCGGGCAAACCGCTGCGCTAG
- the aroC gene encoding chorismate synthase yields MSWNSFGRVFRFTTWGESHGPALGAVIDGCPPGIALAEGDIQPWLDKRRPGTSRFTTQRREPDQVRILSGVFDGRTTGTPISLMIENVDQRSKDYSEVAEAYRPGHADYAYDAKYGFRDYRGGGRSSARETAARVAAGAVARAVIPQVRIRAWVEAIGGDAIDPAAFDDALIDTNPFFCPDPAAAARWEEKVNAARKAGSSLGAIVACEATGVPAGWGAPLYAKLDSELAAAAMSINAVKGVEIGDGFAAAALSGEENADRMRPGADAAGPAFLSNHAGGIAGGIATGQPIRLRVAFKPTSSILTPVETITCGGAAAEIATRGRHDPCVGIRGVPVVEAMMALVLADQALLHRAQCG; encoded by the coding sequence ATGAGCTGGAATAGCTTCGGCCGCGTGTTTCGTTTCACCACCTGGGGCGAATCGCACGGGCCCGCGCTCGGCGCGGTGATCGATGGCTGCCCGCCGGGGATCGCGCTCGCTGAGGGTGATATCCAGCCGTGGCTCGACAAGCGGCGCCCCGGCACGTCGCGCTTCACCACGCAGCGGCGCGAGCCCGATCAGGTGCGCATCCTGTCGGGCGTGTTCGACGGGCGCACCACCGGCACGCCGATCAGCCTGATGATCGAGAATGTTGACCAGCGCTCGAAGGATTATTCGGAGGTCGCCGAGGCGTATCGCCCCGGTCACGCCGATTATGCCTATGACGCGAAATACGGCTTTCGCGACTATCGTGGCGGCGGGCGATCGTCGGCCCGCGAGACGGCGGCGCGCGTCGCCGCGGGCGCGGTCGCCCGCGCCGTCATCCCGCAGGTGCGAATCCGCGCCTGGGTCGAGGCGATCGGCGGCGACGCGATCGATCCTGCTGCGTTCGACGATGCGCTGATCGACACCAACCCCTTCTTCTGCCCCGATCCCGCCGCCGCCGCGCGGTGGGAGGAGAAGGTCAACGCCGCGCGCAAGGCCGGCTCGTCGCTCGGCGCGATCGTCGCGTGCGAGGCGACCGGCGTGCCCGCGGGTTGGGGCGCGCCGCTCTACGCCAAGCTCGACAGCGAGCTTGCGGCCGCCGCGATGTCGATCAACGCGGTGAAGGGTGTCGAGATCGGTGACGGTTTCGCCGCGGCCGCCCTGTCGGGGGAGGAGAATGCCGATCGCATGCGCCCCGGCGCTGATGCTGCAGGGCCGGCGTTCCTGTCGAACCACGCCGGCGGGATCGCCGGGGGGATCGCGACGGGCCAGCCGATCCGCCTGCGCGTAGCGTTCAAGCCGACCAGCTCGATCCTGACCCCGGTCGAGACGATCACGTGCGGCGGTGCCGCGGCCGAGATCGCGACCAGGGGGCGGCACGATCCGTGTGTCGGCATCCGCGGCGTTCCCGTCGTTGAGGCGATGATGGCGCTGGTTCTCGCCGATCAGGCGCTGCTGCACCGCGCCCAGTGCGGTTGA
- a CDS encoding GNAT family N-acetyltransferase — MTIAIRPAAAADVPRIDALLRACFPAPDEADLVRELCLAGDMVLTMVADDEATGETVGAVVFSRMAVSVNDRPVAAVALAPIAVAPAYRRQGVADALIHAAHERLEAAGVVLSFVLGDPAFYARFGYDAAVARNFASPYAGEHLMALPLQGGLVPCGVRDAAHHAPAFARLGAV, encoded by the coding sequence ATGACGATCGCGATCCGCCCCGCCGCCGCCGCCGACGTGCCGCGCATCGACGCGCTGCTGCGTGCCTGTTTTCCCGCGCCGGACGAGGCCGATCTGGTGCGCGAACTGTGCCTCGCGGGCGACATGGTGCTGACGATGGTCGCCGACGACGAGGCGACGGGCGAGACCGTCGGCGCGGTGGTGTTCAGCCGCATGGCGGTGAGCGTCAACGACCGCCCGGTCGCCGCCGTCGCGCTCGCCCCGATCGCCGTCGCGCCCGCCTATCGCCGCCAGGGGGTGGCCGACGCATTGATCCATGCCGCGCACGAACGGCTCGAGGCGGCGGGTGTGGTGCTGAGCTTCGTTCTGGGCGATCCCGCCTTCTACGCCCGCTTCGGCTATGACGCCGCGGTCGCGCGCAACTTCGCTTCGCCCTACGCCGGGGAGCATCTCATGGCACTGCCGCTGCAGGGCGGGCTCGTGCCGTGCGGCGTGCGCGACGCCGCGCATCATGCGCCCGCCTTCGCGCGATTGGGCGCGGTATGA
- the fabI gene encoding enoyl-ACP reductase FabI codes for MNALMAGKRGLVMGLANDKSLAWGIAKKLSEAGAELAFSYQGETMEKRVRPLAEQLGTAHLYDCDVSDMAALDATFAKLAETWPTIDFVVHAIGFSDKNELRGRFVDTSLDNFLMTMNISVYSFVAVCQRAAKMMPDGGSLLTLSYYGAEKVIPHYNVMGLAKAALESSVQYLAVDLGRDDIRVNAISAGPIKTLAASGIGDFRLILKWNEHNSPLKRNVTIEDVGGAGLYLLSDLASGVTGEIHHVDAGYNVIGMKAEDAPDISLV; via the coding sequence GTGAACGCATTGATGGCAGGCAAGCGGGGGCTCGTCATGGGCCTCGCCAACGACAAGTCCCTCGCCTGGGGTATCGCCAAGAAGCTGTCCGAGGCGGGCGCCGAGCTCGCCTTCAGCTACCAGGGCGAGACGATGGAGAAGCGCGTGCGCCCGCTCGCCGAGCAGCTCGGCACGGCGCATCTCTACGATTGCGACGTCAGCGACATGGCCGCGCTCGACGCGACCTTCGCGAAGCTCGCCGAGACATGGCCGACGATCGACTTCGTCGTCCATGCGATCGGTTTCTCCGACAAGAACGAGCTGCGCGGGCGCTTCGTCGACACCAGCCTCGACAATTTCCTGATGACGATGAACATCAGCGTCTATTCGTTCGTCGCCGTCTGCCAGCGCGCGGCGAAGATGATGCCTGACGGCGGCAGCCTGCTGACGCTGAGCTATTACGGCGCCGAGAAGGTCATCCCGCACTACAACGTGATGGGGCTCGCCAAGGCGGCGCTCGAATCGAGCGTGCAGTATCTCGCGGTCGATCTCGGGCGCGACGACATTCGCGTCAACGCCATCTCCGCCGGGCCGATCAAGACGCTCGCGGCGAGCGGGATCGGCGATTTCCGCCTGATCCTGAAGTGGAACGAGCATAATTCACCGCTGAAGCGCAACGTGACGATCGAGGATGTCGGCGGCGCCGGCCTCTACCTACTCAGCGATCTCGCCAGCGGCGTGACGGGCGAGATCCATCACGTCGACGCCGGGTACAACGTCATCGGCATGAAGGCGGAGGACGCGCCCGACATCTCGCTCGTCTGA
- a CDS encoding YihY/virulence factor BrkB family protein produces MTDATIALTPEDRKRHGPARVRLDRQLAKVRPGSYAFEVLKRAGLGVYTDGFIHAGNLAYLALMTVFPFFIVAAAVLSVFGQSAEARTAVESFLHVLPADVGDILRKPIADVLTARTGSLLWLGALVGLWTVGSFVETIREIFRRAYGTHSTQALWRSRLGLSLGIVASVILALVSFLIQGILLAAEQFIYKLVPWAQDVAGWIGISRAIPGLVMFGALYMLFYFVTPSKYRYSTNRKWPGALFTAAWWIGMTAGLPLVLANLGGYDLTYGSLAGVVVMLLFFYLIGLGLVFGAHLNAALAEPPENGLEQAPTPSGAKAAT; encoded by the coding sequence TTGACCGACGCGACGATCGCGCTGACGCCGGAGGATCGCAAGCGTCACGGCCCCGCGCGCGTTCGGCTCGATCGGCAGCTCGCGAAGGTGCGGCCGGGGAGTTACGCCTTTGAGGTGCTGAAGCGTGCCGGCCTCGGTGTCTATACCGATGGCTTCATCCACGCCGGCAACCTCGCCTATCTCGCGCTGATGACGGTATTTCCGTTCTTCATCGTCGCCGCCGCGGTCCTGTCGGTTTTCGGACAGAGCGCGGAGGCGCGCACCGCGGTCGAATCCTTTCTTCACGTCCTGCCGGCCGACGTCGGCGATATCCTGCGCAAACCGATCGCCGACGTGCTGACCGCGCGCACCGGTTCGCTGCTGTGGCTCGGCGCGCTGGTCGGGCTGTGGACGGTCGGCAGCTTCGTCGAAACGATCCGTGAGATCTTTCGCCGCGCCTACGGTACGCACAGTACCCAAGCGCTGTGGCGGTCGCGGCTGGGGCTCAGCCTCGGCATCGTCGCTTCGGTGATCCTCGCGCTGGTCTCGTTCCTGATTCAGGGTATCCTGCTCGCGGCCGAACAGTTCATCTACAAGCTGGTGCCCTGGGCACAGGACGTCGCCGGCTGGATCGGGATCAGCCGCGCGATCCCCGGCCTCGTCATGTTCGGCGCGCTCTACATGCTGTTCTACTTCGTCACCCCCAGCAAGTACCGCTACTCCACCAACCGCAAATGGCCCGGCGCACTGTTCACCGCCGCCTGGTGGATCGGGATGACGGCAGGGCTCCCACTCGTGCTGGCGAACCTAGGCGGTTACGATCTTACCTACGGCAGCCTCGCCGGCGTCGTCGTCATGCTGTTGTTCTTCTACCTGATCGGGCTCGGCCTCGTCTTCGGCGCGCATCTCAACGCGGCACTGGCGGAACCCCCGGAGAACGGGTTAGAGCAGGCGCCCACCCCGTCGGGAGCGAAGGCAGCAACGTGA
- a CDS encoding DnaJ C-terminal domain-containing protein yields MADPYSTLGVARGASEADIKKAYRKLAKELHPDRNKDNPKASERFSQVTSAYDLLSDKDKRARFDRGEIDGDGNPASPFGAGFGGGHPGGGFRSQDFGGAGEGVDVSDLFEGLFGGRTAGGAGFGGGGFSSGFGRQRAAPPPKGANAAYRLRVPFVDAAALAPQRITLADGKTIDLKLPAGVESGTQMRLTGKGEPGPGGAGDAIVTIDVQPHRYFMRDGDDVRLDLPITLVEAVKGGPIKVPTVDKPVMLTVPAGSSSGRTLRLKGKGFHRKDGTRGDQLVTLMIDIPADDATLSAFVDGWAGGGNPRADMGV; encoded by the coding sequence ATGGCGGATCCATATTCTACCCTCGGCGTCGCGCGGGGCGCTTCCGAGGCCGACATCAAGAAAGCGTATCGCAAGCTCGCGAAGGAGCTGCATCCCGATCGCAACAAGGACAATCCCAAGGCGTCCGAACGCTTCAGCCAGGTGACGTCCGCGTACGATCTGCTGAGCGACAAGGACAAGCGCGCACGCTTCGACCGCGGCGAGATCGACGGTGACGGCAATCCCGCCTCGCCCTTCGGTGCCGGGTTTGGCGGCGGCCATCCCGGCGGCGGCTTCCGCAGCCAGGATTTCGGCGGCGCGGGCGAGGGGGTCGACGTGTCCGACCTGTTCGAAGGGCTATTCGGCGGGCGCACCGCCGGGGGCGCCGGTTTCGGCGGCGGCGGCTTCTCCAGCGGGTTCGGACGGCAGCGTGCCGCCCCGCCGCCCAAGGGCGCCAACGCCGCCTATCGCCTGCGCGTCCCCTTCGTCGACGCCGCCGCGCTCGCGCCGCAGCGGATTACGCTGGCGGATGGCAAGACGATCGACTTGAAGCTCCCTGCCGGGGTCGAGAGCGGCACGCAGATGCGCCTCACCGGCAAGGGCGAGCCTGGACCGGGCGGCGCGGGCGACGCGATCGTCACGATCGACGTGCAGCCGCACCGCTACTTCATGCGCGACGGCGACGATGTGCGGCTCGATCTGCCGATCACGCTCGTCGAGGCGGTGAAGGGCGGGCCGATCAAAGTGCCGACAGTCGACAAGCCGGTGATGCTCACCGTGCCCGCGGGATCGTCGTCGGGCCGCACGCTGCGCCTCAAGGGCAAGGGCTTCCACCGCAAGGACGGGACGCGCGGCGACCAACTCGTCACGCTGATGATCGACATCCCCGCCGACGATGCCACGCTCTCCGCGTTCGTCGACGGCTGGGCGGGAGGGGGGAACCCGCGCGCCGACATGGGCGTCTGA
- a CDS encoding transglutaminase family protein, with the protein MLYDIHHTTTFDYGAQVKFARCNLRLEPIDWPGQRLESYMLRVSPAGRTAPARAEAGLANVTRLTVDEPVRRLVIESIARVTVDRLVPVPEAGDPTLGEVAALARASRDLSPRCPASYLFPSPLIALDRAIDAYCAPDLDPARNALEAGIALARRIQHDFEFDPAATLVDTPPHEAFAKRRGVCQDFAQIMIAGLRAAGLPAAYASGYIRTLPPPGQERLVGADATHAWVLLWCGPAKGWVGLDPTNGIWMASDHIVMAVGRDYAEIAPVDGVVLGSGAQQMDVSVDVAPVEE; encoded by the coding sequence ATGCTCTACGACATCCATCACACCACCACGTTCGATTACGGCGCGCAGGTGAAGTTCGCGCGCTGCAACCTGCGGCTCGAGCCGATCGACTGGCCGGGCCAGCGGCTCGAATCGTACATGCTGCGCGTCTCGCCGGCGGGGCGCACCGCACCTGCGCGCGCCGAGGCGGGGCTCGCCAACGTCACCCGCCTCACCGTCGACGAGCCCGTTCGCCGGCTGGTGATCGAGAGCATCGCGCGCGTCACCGTCGACCGGCTCGTGCCGGTGCCGGAGGCAGGCGATCCGACGCTGGGTGAGGTCGCGGCGCTGGCGCGCGCGTCGCGCGATCTCTCGCCGCGCTGCCCGGCAAGCTATCTCTTTCCCTCGCCGCTGATCGCTCTCGACCGCGCGATCGACGCCTATTGTGCGCCCGATCTCGACCCGGCGCGCAACGCGCTGGAGGCGGGGATCGCGCTCGCACGCCGCATCCAGCACGATTTCGAGTTCGATCCCGCCGCCACGCTGGTGGACACCCCGCCGCACGAGGCGTTCGCCAAGCGCCGCGGCGTGTGCCAGGATTTCGCGCAGATCATGATCGCGGGGCTGCGCGCCGCCGGCCTCCCCGCCGCCTATGCCTCGGGCTATATCCGCACGCTGCCGCCGCCGGGGCAGGAACGGCTGGTCGGCGCCGATGCGACGCACGCCTGGGTGCTGTTGTGGTGCGGCCCGGCGAAGGGCTGGGTCGGGCTCGATCCCACCAACGGCATCTGGATGGCGAGTGACCATATCGTGATGGCGGTGGGCCGCGATTATGCCGAGATCGCGCCCGTCGACGGCGTCGTGCTCGGCTCGGGCGCGCAGCAGATGGACGTCAGCGTCGACGTTGCGCCGGTCGAGGAATAG
- a CDS encoding circularly permuted type 2 ATP-grasp protein, which translates to MAIQPVLSDPAAQAGRWIADYCAHAGAGGDVLCGGDDAPWAVMFAELASLVGDDLGHARERVQRHAADMGTGFRVAGENEERPWPLSPVPLLIDSDEWRGIERGVIQRAGLLETIVADLYGEARLVSQGLVPPSLVAGSQYYLRQLVGLTPPGRHHLHFLAVDLGRGPTGEWRVLADHLRAPVGAGYALENRLAVSRTLGGLQARLNVARHAPFFAAFRDGLAALCRRSDPRIGLLTPGRYNASYAEQAHLARYLGLLLVEGADLAALEDKVYVRTIGGLKRIDALWRRLDPRFLDPLAFDTHSQIGVPGLVDAYAAGNVVLSNAPGVGVLEAPAWHAFLPQLSTRLTGADLSLPNIATWWCGQDRERARVEEDLANLIIAPAFGSGTLGLPDDAPIAGGDLTPVQRDALLADMARRPQDYVGQEIVRLSTMPVVSGHDLVARPFNLRVFAARGADGAWTVLPGGFARIGERPDPRAAVMGEGSWSADVVVHGRRRVDPVSLLPAPDSHHVRRNPGTLPSRVADNLFWLGRYLERGEALLAILRVMLGNSIDADGGAALGPDTVGRLVGLVASAGAAPVPPSLARADLRQMARTAMESTAGEWQSVAEINRHARRIGDGSRDRLSADVMRLLDAPFPSHRGMLDRAGSLQRRYAAIAGLSAEHMSRTAAWRFHDLGRRIERAGAIVRATRTFGLPGASLDDLSTLLDLADSQISYRQRYLTGLARVPVVDLVALDPGNPRALAFQVERICEHVAALPVLDDDGMAEPQQAEATELKAIVSIARAALLDADTLNELERRLSRLSDAVARRYFLQGAEPLRAGGLTLA; encoded by the coding sequence TTGGCGATACAGCCTGTCCTGTCCGATCCCGCCGCGCAGGCCGGCCGCTGGATCGCCGACTATTGCGCGCACGCCGGTGCCGGCGGCGACGTGCTGTGCGGCGGTGACGACGCGCCATGGGCGGTGATGTTCGCGGAGCTCGCCAGCCTCGTCGGCGACGATCTCGGCCATGCGCGCGAGCGCGTCCAGCGCCACGCCGCCGACATGGGCACGGGCTTCCGCGTCGCAGGCGAGAACGAGGAACGCCCCTGGCCGCTCTCCCCCGTCCCGCTGCTGATCGACAGCGACGAGTGGCGCGGCATCGAGCGCGGCGTGATCCAGCGCGCCGGGCTGCTCGAGACGATCGTCGCCGACCTCTATGGCGAGGCACGGCTGGTCAGCCAGGGTCTCGTCCCGCCGTCGCTCGTCGCGGGCAGCCAATATTATCTGCGCCAGCTCGTCGGCCTCACGCCCCCGGGGCGCCATCACCTGCACTTCCTCGCCGTCGATCTCGGGCGCGGGCCGACCGGCGAGTGGCGCGTCCTCGCCGATCACCTGCGCGCGCCGGTCGGCGCGGGCTATGCGCTCGAGAATCGGCTGGCGGTCAGCCGCACGCTGGGCGGGCTCCAGGCGCGGCTCAACGTCGCGCGGCACGCGCCGTTCTTTGCCGCCTTTCGCGACGGGCTCGCCGCGCTGTGCCGGCGCAGCGATCCGCGCATCGGTCTGCTCACCCCCGGGCGCTACAATGCCAGCTACGCCGAACAGGCGCACCTCGCGCGCTACCTCGGCCTGCTGCTGGTCGAGGGGGCGGATCTCGCCGCGCTGGAGGACAAGGTCTACGTCCGCACGATCGGCGGACTGAAGCGGATCGACGCGCTGTGGCGGCGGCTCGATCCGCGCTTCCTCGATCCGCTCGCCTTCGATACTCACTCGCAGATCGGCGTACCGGGGCTGGTCGACGCCTATGCGGCGGGCAACGTCGTCCTTTCCAACGCACCGGGTGTCGGCGTGCTCGAGGCACCGGCGTGGCACGCTTTCCTGCCGCAACTCTCGACGCGGCTGACCGGCGCCGATCTCAGCCTGCCCAACATCGCCACCTGGTGGTGCGGGCAGGATCGCGAGCGCGCGCGGGTGGAGGAGGATCTCGCCAACCTCATCATCGCCCCCGCCTTCGGATCGGGCACGCTCGGCCTGCCCGACGACGCGCCGATCGCGGGCGGCGATCTGACGCCGGTGCAGCGCGACGCCCTGCTCGCCGACATGGCGCGCCGCCCGCAGGATTATGTCGGGCAGGAAATCGTGCGGCTGTCGACGATGCCCGTCGTGTCGGGGCATGATCTCGTCGCGCGCCCGTTCAATCTGCGCGTGTTCGCCGCGCGCGGCGCGGACGGCGCGTGGACCGTCCTGCCCGGCGGCTTCGCGCGCATCGGCGAGCGGCCCGATCCACGCGCCGCGGTGATGGGCGAGGGCAGCTGGTCGGCCGACGTCGTCGTCCACGGGCGCCGGCGCGTCGATCCCGTATCGCTGCTCCCCGCACCCGATTCGCATCACGTCCGCCGCAATCCCGGCACCCTGCCCAGCCGCGTCGCGGACAATCTCTTCTGGCTTGGCCGCTATCTCGAACGCGGCGAGGCGCTGCTCGCGATCCTGCGCGTGATGCTCGGCAATTCGATCGACGCCGATGGCGGCGCGGCGCTCGGCCCCGATACGGTCGGGCGGCTCGTCGGATTGGTCGCCAGCGCGGGGGCGGCACCCGTGCCCCCGTCCCTCGCCCGCGCCGACCTGCGCCAGATGGCGCGTACCGCGATGGAATCGACCGCGGGCGAGTGGCAGTCGGTCGCAGAGATCAACCGCCACGCGCGGCGCATTGGCGACGGCTCGCGCGATCGGCTTTCGGCGGACGTGATGCGGCTGCTCGACGCGCCCTTCCCCAGTCACCGCGGCATGCTCGATCGCGCCGGATCGCTCCAGCGCCGCTACGCCGCGATCGCCGGGCTGTCGGCCGAACACATGAGCCGCACCGCAGCGTGGCGCTTTCACGATCTCGGCCGCCGCATCGAGCGCGCAGGGGCGATTGTCCGCGCGACGCGCACCTTCGGCCTCCCCGGCGCGTCGCTCGACGATCTGTCGACGCTGCTCGATCTCGCCGACAGCCAGATCAGCTATCGCCAGCGCTATCTCACCGGGCTCGCGCGCGTTCCCGTGGTCGATCTCGTCGCGCTCGATCCGGGCAACCCGCGCGCGCTCGCCTTTCAGGTCGAACGGATCTGCGAGCATGTCGCCGCGCTGCCCGTGCTCGACGACGACGGTATGGCGGAGCCGCAGCAGGCCGAAGCGACCGAGCTCAAGGCGATCGTGTCGATCGCGCGCGCCGCACTGCTCGACGCCGATACGCTGAACGAGCTCGAACGCCGCCTCTCGCGCCTGTCCGACGCCGTTGCGCGGCGCTACTTCCTGCAGGGCGCCGAACCGCTGCGCGCCGGCGGGCTGACGCTCGCCTGA